TCGGTCACGACCCGGGCGGGGCGCACGGCGATCTCCGCCATCGCGGCCTCGACCACCGGCAGCTGCAGCCCAGTGGCCCGCGTGCGCCACAGCAGGTAGTGCGGGTCGACGGGGATGCAGTGGCCGCCGACGCCGGCCCCGGGATAGAACGCCATGAACCCGTAGGGCTTCGTGGCAGCGGCGTCGATCACCTCGATCGGGTTCAGCCTGAGATGACGGCACACCTCGGCGATCTCATTGGCGAGCGAGATGTTCACCGCCCGGAAGGTGTTCTCGAGCAGCTTCACCAGCTCGGCGGCCTCGGGCGAACCGACCGGGTGGAGGTTCCGGGTGATCGTGGCGAGCAGCCGGGTCGCGGCCGCCGAGCAGACGGGCGTCGCCCCACCGACCACGCGCGGGACCTGCTCCTGGGGGAAGCGGGCGTTGGCGGGATCGACACGTTCGGGTGCGAAGGCCACGTGCAGGTCGGCGCCGACCCGGAAGCCCCGGGCTGTCAGCGGCGCGACCAGCAGGTCTTGGGTGGTGCCGGCGTAGGAGGTCGAGGTCAGCACGAGCACCTGACCGGGCCGCGCGTGGTCGACGACCTGCCGGCAGGCCGCCTGCAACGGGCCGAGCACGGGCACGTTGTGGCGGTCCACAGGGGTAGGAACACAGACGAGCACGGCGTCGGCTCGGCCGAGCACATCAGGGTCGGCCGTCAGCCGGAAGCGCGCCGCGTCGTCCAGCGCGAGACCCAGCCGGAGATGGTCCTCGGCCAGAAGGTCCACGTCGCCGTTCCGGATGGCGGCCAGCCGAGCCGGGCTCGTATCGAGCCCAAGCACCTCGAAGCCCGCCTGATGGAAGGCAAGCGCGGTCGGCAAGCCGACGTAACCCATGCCCACCACGGCCACGGTCGACCCGTCGTCCGTCGACCCGTTGTCCTGCGGTGGCGACATGTGAGCAGACATCAACGAACCCCCCCGGTAGCGCGTCTGAACCAGTGGCTAGAGAAGCTCGAGACCGGCTCGCACCGCCGTCCTCGGGCCCGCAAGCTGATGGAGCCAGCCGGCGCCCGGGACAGAGGACCGGCTCGCATGCAGGCTCCGCTGCGGTGCTTGACGCTGACGACCATTCCCGCGTGTGGCGATCTGCTGTTGCGGGAACGGCCATGATGACCGCCCCATTCAAGCGGTAGGAGGCTAAAGAGCAACCCGGGAAAGATGCCTAGTTTTTCCGTATTACAGCATCTGTGGGATGGCGCCGGGTCACGGGTCCGCCGTCACCGGCTCAGCGCCCGT
The sequence above is a segment of the Actinomycetes bacterium genome. Coding sequences within it:
- a CDS encoding nucleotide sugar dehydrogenase, with the protein product MSPPQDNGSTDDGSTVAVVGMGYVGLPTALAFHQAGFEVLGLDTSPARLAAIRNGDVDLLAEDHLRLGLALDDAARFRLTADPDVLGRADAVLVCVPTPVDRHNVPVLGPLQAACRQVVDHARPGQVLVLTSTSYAGTTQDLLVAPLTARGFRVGADLHVAFAPERVDPANARFPQEQVPRVVGGATPVCSAAATRLLATITRNLHPVGSPEAAELVKLLENTFRAVNISLANEIAEVCRHLRLNPIEVIDAAATKPYGFMAFYPGAGVGGHCIPVDPHYLLWRTRATGLQLPVVEAAMAEIAVRPARVVTEALERLSTDGLGLGGARVLVVAYKPGVEDLRGTPALDVWRGLAVRGARVSYFDPFVPRLVLDGVEHRSEAIVEPDAYDLVIVCTRHPEVDYGALLAARRLLDFTYRAVPEPAGAAALAE